From a single Candidatus Caldatribacterium sp. genomic region:
- a CDS encoding diguanylate cyclase, which translates to MDSKEAGKVIVVDDSTFIRYLVRDILEKEGFSVVTLEDGGSLLACQDLEDADAVLLDIVLPDTDGFTLCRKLRMHPEFVHLPVIFLTALETQDARVKSFEVGGNDYLVKPIHPQELLARVRTHVRLRRYVKELEEKTKKLEELATELERLAFFDPLTGIPNRRAFDQRLNEMEANYLRYKTPYALIVIDIDHFKLYNDAFGHHKGDELLRLLAGLFSASIRGGDFVARFGGEEFVVLCFGANEEGAKKIAERLREEVEERSFPHPQSPTARVVTISCGACGRENATSATTLFTYADRALYFAKQTGRNRVCAFSDIQEKERVLKERDA; encoded by the coding sequence ATGGATAGCAAAGAGGCGGGGAAGGTCATCGTCGTCGATGACTCGACATTCATCCGCTACCTCGTGCGGGATATTCTGGAAAAAGAGGGGTTCTCGGTGGTAACCTTAGAGGATGGGGGATCACTTCTTGCTTGCCAGGACCTTGAGGATGCCGACGCAGTGCTCCTTGACATTGTCCTCCCAGACACCGATGGGTTCACCCTTTGCCGGAAACTCCGGATGCATCCCGAATTCGTTCATCTCCCGGTGATTTTCCTGACCGCCCTCGAGACCCAGGATGCTCGAGTCAAGAGCTTCGAGGTCGGGGGAAATGATTACCTTGTCAAACCCATCCACCCTCAGGAACTCCTGGCGCGGGTGCGAACACACGTGCGACTGCGCCGGTACGTGAAAGAACTCGAAGAGAAGACGAAAAAGCTTGAGGAGCTTGCTACTGAGCTTGAGCGCCTGGCATTCTTCGATCCCCTCACAGGCATTCCGAACCGTCGGGCATTCGACCAGCGCCTGAACGAGATGGAGGCAAACTACCTCCGTTACAAAACCCCATACGCCCTCATAGTCATCGATATCGACCACTTCAAGCTCTACAACGACGCTTTTGGTCACCACAAAGGAGACGAGCTCCTGCGGCTCCTTGCAGGGCTTTTTTCTGCTTCCATCCGGGGTGGTGATTTTGTTGCCCGGTTCGGGGGAGAGGAATTCGTCGTTCTCTGCTTTGGGGCAAACGAGGAGGGGGCCAAAAAAATTGCGGAGCGCTTGCGAGAAGAAGTGGAGGAACGGTCCTTTCCGCACCCCCAAAGTCCTACCGCCCGGGTGGTGACCATCTCCTGTGGCGCCTGTGGCCGGGAAAACGCTACAAGCGCAACAACCCTTTTTACCTATGCCGACCGGGCACTGTACTTCGCCAAGCAAACCGGGAGGAACCGAGTGTGCGCGTTCTCCGATATACAGGAAAAAGAGCGTGTCCTTAAGGAGCGTGACGCCTGA
- a CDS encoding 2-hydroxyglutaryl-CoA dehydratase translates to MELFLGVDVGSVTTKFVLMDREKRILASCYLRTSGDPIAALKEGLRYIERRMPEGGVIRAVGTTGSARHLAGVIVGADIVKNEITAHAVAAITKVPDVRTVFEIGGQDSKLIIIRNGVVEDFAMNTVCAAGTGSFLEHQAVRLNVPIEEFGKLALQAKQSVRIAGRCTVFAESDMIHKQQLGFGKAEIVKGLCEALVRNFINNLAASRKIEDPIVFQGGVAANQGMVQAFRDFFGGKKRIIVPEEHGVMGAWGAAILAMEYAPEKTAFQGFSVVERSFVSRSFTCTDCPNACEIVVLKEDDRVKALWGSRCGKWTPETATIRCEEEEETAPSLVLPPECATGRCAMHG, encoded by the coding sequence ATGGAGCTCTTTCTCGGCGTTGACGTAGGTTCGGTAACCACAAAATTTGTCCTCATGGACAGGGAAAAGCGGATTCTTGCAAGCTGCTACTTGCGGACAAGTGGCGACCCCATTGCAGCCCTGAAAGAGGGGCTACGGTACATCGAGCGGCGCATGCCTGAGGGGGGCGTCATTCGGGCTGTGGGCACCACCGGGAGTGCCCGCCACCTCGCAGGAGTCATCGTAGGCGCTGATATCGTGAAGAACGAAATCACCGCTCATGCAGTAGCAGCCATCACCAAAGTCCCTGATGTGCGAACCGTCTTTGAAATCGGAGGACAGGACTCCAAACTCATCATCATTCGAAACGGAGTTGTTGAGGATTTTGCTATGAATACGGTTTGCGCTGCAGGAACCGGGTCATTCCTCGAACACCAGGCGGTACGGCTCAATGTTCCCATCGAAGAATTCGGAAAGCTTGCCCTGCAGGCCAAGCAATCGGTGCGAATTGCGGGGAGATGTACGGTTTTTGCCGAATCGGATATGATCCACAAGCAACAACTTGGTTTTGGTAAAGCAGAAATCGTAAAGGGCCTTTGCGAAGCCTTGGTCCGAAACTTCATCAACAATCTCGCTGCCAGCCGAAAAATCGAAGACCCGATTGTTTTCCAGGGTGGTGTTGCTGCCAACCAGGGAATGGTGCAGGCTTTCCGGGACTTCTTCGGAGGGAAAAAGCGCATCATTGTGCCTGAAGAACATGGAGTCATGGGGGCCTGGGGAGCGGCAATTCTCGCCATGGAGTACGCCCCAGAGAAAACCGCCTTCCAGGGGTTTTCAGTAGTGGAACGGAGCTTTGTGAGCCGAAGCTTCACCTGCACCGACTGCCCCAACGCCTGCGAAATCGTCGTCCTCAAAGAGGACGACCGGGTCAAAGCTCTCTGGGGAAGCCGTTGTGGGAAGTGGACTCCAGAAACCGCAACAATCCGCTGCGAAGAGGAGGAGGAAACGGCGCCTTCCCTTGTTCTTCCCCCAGAGTGTGCCACCGGAAGGTGTGCAATGCATGGATAG
- a CDS encoding M20/M25/M40 family metallo-hydrolase, whose amino-acid sequence MFLYLLEILEKLLLLRGASGEEFPVLRWIADFLEDCGFEDIYWQEYDPGKWNLYARRGSSPFLFATHVDVHYAGRPTGFSLRDGFVFGAGVLDTRGQIAALLDAVQRTTSPVELVFFSEEETTGAGSWHFEPHKPFEGAIVLEPTSFSLCTALAGDVEVRFTVEGLSGHGAYPHAAQNAIALAMEIIRRCREIVAACAAHPLFLPPLELMLGRIEGGESSYVVPERCVLECALPFPPPHGVEEMKEKVLALEREYPVRVTFLDANPAFSIPCENPVVKRLEDAIKWVEGKGVVYAGMPSWTDATYLAMRGVPSVVFGAGDLALAHSERECVSLEELERLREVFLSFLGSTV is encoded by the coding sequence GTGTTCCTGTACCTTCTCGAGATTCTCGAGAAGCTCCTCCTTCTTCGGGGAGCAAGCGGTGAGGAGTTCCCAGTCCTCCGGTGGATTGCGGATTTCTTAGAGGACTGTGGATTTGAGGATATCTACTGGCAGGAGTACGACCCCGGAAAATGGAACCTCTATGCCCGACGAGGGTCATCCCCTTTTCTTTTTGCCACCCATGTGGACGTCCACTATGCAGGAAGACCCACGGGATTCTCCCTGCGGGATGGATTCGTTTTTGGGGCTGGAGTCCTCGACACAAGGGGACAGATTGCGGCACTCCTTGACGCGGTGCAGCGGACAACAAGCCCGGTGGAGCTCGTCTTTTTTTCAGAAGAGGAAACCACTGGAGCGGGTTCCTGGCACTTCGAGCCCCACAAGCCTTTTGAAGGTGCCATCGTTCTTGAGCCCACAAGCTTCAGTCTCTGCACCGCCCTGGCTGGGGACGTAGAGGTTCGTTTTACCGTCGAGGGCTTGAGCGGCCATGGAGCGTACCCTCATGCAGCCCAGAATGCCATCGCCCTGGCCATGGAAATCATTCGAAGGTGCAGGGAAATTGTCGCTGCCTGTGCAGCACATCCTCTCTTCTTGCCACCCCTTGAGCTCATGCTCGGACGGATTGAGGGAGGCGAATCGAGCTACGTTGTGCCAGAGCGTTGTGTTCTCGAGTGCGCCCTCCCCTTCCCTCCACCCCATGGGGTGGAGGAGATGAAGGAGAAGGTCCTTGCCTTAGAGCGGGAGTACCCGGTACGGGTGACCTTTCTCGACGCCAATCCTGCCTTCTCCATACCCTGTGAGAACCCGGTCGTGAAAAGGCTTGAGGACGCCATCAAGTGGGTTGAGGGAAAAGGGGTTGTCTACGCGGGAATGCCCTCCTGGACGGATGCCACTTATCTTGCCATGCGAGGAGTACCGAGTGTAGTCTTCGGTGCGGGGGACCTTGCCCTTGCCCACTCAGAGAGAGAATGCGTGAGTCTTGAGGAACTCGAGCGACTCCGGGAAGTCTTTTTATCTTTCCTCGGTTCTACGGTATAA
- a CDS encoding GNAT family N-acetyltransferase, with translation METLRITNLTKDELHRLMPELVALYERAYASLPEYGYHLPQRIEGYIRWLWQGDPRGFFVAFWGERPVGFIGVHSRWREDGELFGEIHEFVVDPDFQGKGIGTALFTHALEYLERTGRTKIGLWVGEKNEHAIAFYLRRGFQRKGQYGKWVRMVKEVGVPVPSRDSREAPPSSGSKR, from the coding sequence ATGGAAACCCTGCGCATTACGAACCTGACAAAAGACGAACTCCATCGTCTCATGCCGGAGCTTGTTGCCCTCTACGAGCGGGCATATGCAAGCCTCCCAGAGTATGGGTACCATCTCCCACAGCGAATTGAGGGGTACATCCGCTGGCTCTGGCAAGGGGACCCAAGGGGATTCTTCGTTGCGTTTTGGGGAGAACGGCCCGTTGGGTTCATTGGGGTCCACTCCCGATGGCGCGAAGACGGGGAGCTCTTTGGGGAAATCCACGAGTTCGTGGTGGATCCTGACTTCCAGGGGAAAGGAATTGGTACTGCGCTCTTCACCCACGCCTTAGAGTACCTTGAAAGGACAGGGCGGACAAAAATCGGCCTTTGGGTTGGGGAAAAGAATGAGCACGCCATTGCGTTCTACCTCCGCCGGGGCTTCCAAAGGAAAGGTCAGTACGGAAAGTGGGTCCGCATGGTAAAGGAGGTGGGTGTTCCTGTACCTTCTCGAGATTCTCGAGAAGCTCCTCCTTCTTCGGGGAGCAAGCGGTGA
- a CDS encoding ACT domain-containing protein translates to MKQISVFLENKPGSLYGVLQKLKEWGVNLRALSLADTAEFGVLRFIVENPEAIVAKLKEEQFAATLTEVLAVGVEDRPGGLCDVVEILTRAGISIEYLYAFVSPQGEKAYVVLRVEDLESAKRVLKEKNIPILEELPL, encoded by the coding sequence ATGAAACAGATTTCTGTGTTTCTGGAGAACAAACCGGGAAGCCTCTACGGGGTGCTCCAAAAACTCAAGGAGTGGGGTGTCAATCTCAGGGCTTTGTCCTTAGCGGATACGGCAGAGTTTGGGGTTCTGCGCTTCATCGTGGAAAATCCCGAAGCCATTGTGGCAAAGCTCAAAGAGGAGCAGTTTGCCGCAACCCTTACCGAGGTCCTTGCCGTGGGCGTTGAAGACCGTCCAGGAGGACTCTGCGACGTTGTCGAGATCCTGACAAGAGCCGGAATTTCCATCGAGTACCTCTACGCCTTTGTCTCTCCTCAGGGGGAAAAGGCGTACGTTGTGCTCCGCGTCGAGGACCTGGAGAGCGCAAAGCGTGTCCTCAAGGAAAAGAACATCCCCATTCTTGAGGAGCTTCCTCTCTGA
- a CDS encoding phenylacetate--CoA ligase has product MEKIQLNRLKKVLIRAYHSLPYYRKKLEDAGVDVYDIRSLEDLKYLPFTTKDDLRRAYPFGAIAEPMRNIVRIHSSSGTTGTATVVGYTKKDVELWAELMARTLCGCGVTAEDVIQVAFGYGLFTGGLGVHYGAEKLGATVVPTSTGNTLRQIQIMRDFGVSVICCTPSYALYLAEVARENGIDWRTMRLRLGVFGAEPWSEEMRVEIERKLPIRACDIYGLSEVIGPGVAFECEERCGLHISEDHFLPEIIDPATGRVLPPGEVGELVFTTLTKEGTPVIRYRTGDLSALMYEPCKCGRTLVRMKRVASRTDDMLIIRGVNVYPSQIESVLLSFDGVEPHYQIVVKRENYLDLLEVQVEVAPQFFSDEVKVLERLKRQIEERLKAELNIHCEVKLLEPKSLARTEGKAKRVLDLRKKEGMV; this is encoded by the coding sequence ATGGAGAAAATCCAGCTCAATCGGCTGAAAAAGGTCCTCATTCGAGCATACCACAGTCTCCCCTACTATCGGAAGAAACTCGAGGACGCCGGAGTAGATGTCTACGACATTCGCTCTCTTGAAGACCTCAAGTACCTTCCCTTCACCACCAAAGACGATCTCCGAAGAGCCTATCCCTTTGGAGCCATCGCAGAACCGATGCGGAATATTGTCCGCATTCACTCCTCTTCTGGAACCACAGGCACAGCGACCGTTGTTGGGTACACGAAAAAGGACGTCGAGCTCTGGGCAGAACTCATGGCCCGGACGCTGTGCGGCTGTGGCGTAACCGCTGAGGACGTTATCCAGGTTGCCTTTGGGTACGGCCTTTTCACCGGAGGTCTTGGAGTCCACTACGGGGCGGAGAAACTCGGCGCCACCGTTGTTCCAACGTCGACCGGAAACACCTTGCGGCAAATTCAAATCATGCGGGACTTTGGAGTTTCCGTCATCTGCTGCACTCCCTCGTACGCTTTGTACCTTGCAGAAGTGGCAAGAGAGAATGGCATCGACTGGAGAACAATGCGTCTCCGTCTTGGGGTATTTGGAGCCGAGCCCTGGTCGGAGGAAATGAGAGTTGAAATCGAGCGGAAACTCCCCATCCGGGCCTGCGATATCTACGGGCTGAGCGAGGTCATTGGACCAGGGGTTGCCTTTGAGTGTGAGGAACGCTGTGGCCTCCACATTTCTGAAGACCACTTCCTTCCTGAAATCATCGATCCCGCAACGGGGAGAGTCCTTCCCCCAGGAGAGGTTGGGGAACTCGTCTTCACCACGCTCACTAAGGAAGGGACTCCAGTCATCCGTTACCGAACTGGGGACCTCTCTGCTCTCATGTACGAACCCTGCAAGTGTGGCCGAACCCTCGTGCGCATGAAACGGGTGGCTTCACGCACCGATGACATGCTCATCATTCGGGGGGTCAACGTGTACCCATCGCAAATTGAGAGCGTCCTCTTGAGCTTTGACGGAGTAGAGCCGCACTACCAGATTGTGGTCAAGCGGGAAAACTACCTTGACCTCCTCGAGGTGCAGGTCGAGGTAGCACCACAGTTTTTCTCCGACGAGGTGAAAGTCCTTGAGCGCCTGAAAAGGCAAATCGAAGAGCGTCTCAAGGCAGAGCTCAATATTCACTGCGAAGTGAAACTCTTAGAGCCAAAGTCCCTCGCCCGAACCGAGGGAAAGGCAAAAAGGGTCCTGGACCTGCGGAAAAAAGAGGGGATGGTATGA
- a CDS encoding branched-chain amino acid transaminase: MQELRLIWRNGKLVDWKEATTHVLTHALHYGTAVFEGIRCYKTKKGPAVFRLREHVRRLFDSAHIVKMSIPYTPREIEEAILATIRANEVEECYIRPVVFRGYGEMGVDPSRCEVDCAIAVWCWGAYMGDKALKEGIRAKISSYVRIYANSGSPRAKTSANYLNSALAKMEAKELGYDEAILLDAHGFVAEGSGENIFYVKDGVLYTPHPYSILLGITRDTVMRLAEDLGIPVRETLCTRDDLYLADEAFFTGTAAEITPIVEIDGRRIGDGKPGPLTRRLQEVFFRVVRGEEPKYEHWLTYVAS; the protein is encoded by the coding sequence ATGCAAGAACTCCGACTCATCTGGCGAAACGGAAAGCTCGTTGACTGGAAGGAGGCGACGACCCACGTTCTTACTCACGCGCTCCACTACGGAACCGCAGTTTTTGAGGGCATTCGCTGCTACAAGACCAAGAAGGGTCCAGCAGTCTTTCGTCTCCGGGAGCATGTGCGGCGCCTTTTTGATTCTGCCCATATCGTCAAAATGAGCATTCCCTACACCCCTCGCGAGATCGAAGAGGCCATCCTTGCAACCATACGGGCAAACGAAGTTGAAGAGTGCTACATTCGCCCGGTGGTCTTCCGAGGGTATGGGGAAATGGGTGTTGACCCAAGCCGCTGCGAAGTCGATTGCGCCATTGCTGTTTGGTGCTGGGGAGCCTACATGGGGGACAAGGCCCTCAAGGAGGGAATACGGGCAAAAATCTCTTCCTATGTTCGCATTTACGCCAACTCTGGCTCCCCTCGGGCGAAAACGAGTGCCAACTATCTCAATTCAGCTCTTGCGAAAATGGAGGCCAAAGAGCTGGGGTACGATGAGGCGATTCTCCTTGACGCCCACGGTTTTGTAGCCGAAGGAAGCGGAGAGAACATATTCTACGTCAAAGATGGTGTCCTCTACACTCCCCATCCCTACTCTATCCTCCTTGGCATCACCCGGGATACGGTCATGCGTCTTGCGGAAGACCTTGGCATTCCGGTTCGGGAAACTCTCTGCACCCGAGACGATCTCTACCTCGCCGATGAAGCCTTCTTCACGGGTACTGCAGCAGAAATTACTCCCATTGTGGAGATTGACGGGCGCAGGATTGGTGATGGGAAACCTGGTCCTCTCACGCGAAGGCTCCAGGAGGTTTTCTTCCGGGTTGTCCGGGGAGAGGAGCCAAAGTACGAGCACTGGTTGACCTACGTCGCATCGTAA